The following proteins are encoded in a genomic region of Burkholderia gladioli:
- a CDS encoding amino acid ABC transporter permease/ATP-binding protein, whose translation MNDSSRNIAALPLGAGTLGEAGGPDDYRHLRIVPNRRLGRIAGSVLALALLALVLDSVLGNPRWEWGVFAQWFFAPPVLDGLVKTLVLTLVGGTAGFALALPVALARLSASPLLRALAWGYIWLFRSIPLIVLLLLLNNLGYLYETVHIAMPFTGHVLLDAPTTGLVTPFMAAAIGLTLSQAAFSAEAIRGGLLSVDHGQREAAAALGLPRGRQIRRIILPQAMRSILPAAFNDLVGLAKSTSVVYILAMPDLFYTVQIIYHRNLEVIPLLMVATVWYLVILTGLSALQGLVERHFSRGATREGVAPSRLAAMLRGLLAGARRAGRARDIATAQAGVDAASVASWAERRAGGAVRIHQVSKRYGSNTVLDRLSLSVAPGSVTVILGQSGSGKSTLLRSINHFERVDDGFIEIDGELVGYRRDGDTLRELREGEILRRRGSVGMVFQGFHLFPHLNVLDNLVEAPLAAGVPRERAEREARALLARVGLADKAEAWPRQLSGGQQQRVAIARALALKPKVLLFDEPTSALDPELVKEVLDVIRQLANSGTTLLIVTHEIGFAREVADTIVFMDGGRVLESGPPSRVLVEPAHPRTRDFLSKVL comes from the coding sequence ATGAACGACAGCTCCCGGAACATCGCGGCTCTCCCGCTCGGCGCGGGTACCCTCGGCGAGGCGGGCGGGCCCGACGACTACCGGCACCTGCGCATCGTGCCGAACCGGCGCCTGGGGCGCATCGCCGGCAGCGTGCTGGCGCTCGCGCTGCTCGCGCTGGTGCTCGACTCGGTGCTCGGCAATCCGCGCTGGGAATGGGGCGTGTTCGCGCAGTGGTTCTTCGCGCCGCCGGTGCTCGACGGCCTCGTCAAGACCCTGGTGCTGACCCTGGTGGGCGGCACGGCCGGCTTCGCGCTGGCGCTGCCGGTGGCGCTGGCGCGCCTGTCCGCCTCGCCCTTGCTGCGCGCGCTGGCCTGGGGCTACATCTGGCTGTTCCGCTCGATCCCGCTGATCGTGCTGCTGCTCCTGCTGAACAACCTCGGCTATCTCTACGAGACGGTGCATATCGCCATGCCCTTCACCGGGCATGTGCTGCTCGATGCGCCCACCACCGGGCTCGTCACGCCCTTCATGGCGGCCGCGATCGGCCTCACGCTGAGCCAGGCCGCGTTCTCGGCCGAGGCGATCCGCGGCGGGCTGCTGTCGGTCGACCACGGCCAGCGCGAGGCCGCCGCGGCGCTGGGCCTGCCGCGCGGCCGGCAGATCCGCCGCATCATCCTGCCCCAGGCGATGCGCAGCATCCTGCCCGCGGCCTTCAACGACCTGGTCGGCCTGGCCAAGAGCACCTCGGTGGTCTACATCCTCGCCATGCCGGACCTGTTCTATACCGTGCAGATCATCTACCACCGCAATCTGGAGGTGATTCCGCTGCTGATGGTGGCCACCGTCTGGTACCTGGTGATCCTCACCGGCTTGTCGGCCCTGCAGGGGCTGGTGGAGCGGCATTTCTCGCGCGGCGCGACGCGCGAGGGCGTGGCGCCGTCGCGGCTCGCGGCCATGCTGCGGGGGCTGCTTGCCGGGGCGCGCCGTGCCGGCCGTGCGCGCGACATCGCCACGGCGCAAGCCGGTGTCGATGCCGCGTCGGTCGCGAGCTGGGCCGAACGCCGCGCGGGCGGCGCGGTGCGCATCCACCAGGTGTCCAAGCGCTACGGCTCGAATACCGTGCTCGATCGCCTGTCGCTGAGCGTGGCGCCGGGCAGCGTGACGGTGATCCTCGGCCAGTCGGGCTCGGGCAAGTCCACCCTGCTGCGCTCGATCAACCACTTCGAGCGCGTCGACGACGGCTTCATCGAGATCGACGGCGAGCTGGTCGGCTATCGTCGCGATGGCGACACGCTGCGCGAGTTGCGGGAAGGCGAGATCCTGCGCCGACGCGGCAGCGTCGGCATGGTGTTCCAGGGCTTCCATCTGTTTCCACACCTGAACGTGCTGGACAACCTCGTGGAAGCGCCGCTGGCGGCCGGCGTGCCGCGCGAGCGCGCCGAACGCGAGGCGCGCGCGCTGCTGGCGCGCGTCGGGTTGGCCGACAAGGCCGAGGCCTGGCCCCGCCAGCTCTCGGGCGGCCAGCAGCAGCGCGTGGCGATCGCGCGGGCGCTGGCGCTCAAGCCCAAGGTGCTGCTGTTCGACGAGCCCACCTCGGCGCTCGATCCCGAACTGGTCAAGGAGGTGCTCGACGTGATCCGCCAACTGGCGAACTCGGGCACCACGCTCTTGATCGTCACGCACGAGATCGGCTTCGCGCGCGAGGTGGCCGACACCATCGTGTTCATGGACGGCGGCCGCGTGCTCGAATCGGGGCCGCCCTCGCGCGTGCTGGTCGAGCCGGCCCATCCGCGCACGCGCGATTTCCTGTCGAAGGTGCTGTGA
- a CDS encoding LLM class flavin-dependent oxidoreductase, with amino-acid sequence MTRKNLSFGIMLHGAGGHMNAWRHPSGPADASVNFGFLTRIAREAEANGIAFAFVADGLYINERSIPHFLNRFEPISVLSALAVATTKLGLAGTLSTSYSHPFTVARQFASLDLLSGGRAGWNVVTSPLEGSAKNYGGQHPDHALRYEIADEYLEVVQGLWDSWDDDAFVRERASGRFFDRDKLHTLDHKGRFFEVAGPLNIQRSPQGQPVIFQAGSSDAGIDLAGKYADAVFTHSPSLEETREFAERVRASAVRHGRAAGDVKLYPGIGPIVGATREEAEAKHRAIRELVSIDEALAYLGRFFDHHDFRQYPLDAPFPELGEIGRNSFRSTTDRIKAEAKASGATLRQVALDVTTPKAQFLGTGESIAEELIRWFDAGAADGFILGFPVQAEGFDDFVRHVIPALEARGRYQRELTGQTLRDHLGLPRRESRHARQAAEHAAA; translated from the coding sequence ATGACCCGGAAAAACCTCAGCTTCGGCATCATGCTGCATGGCGCGGGCGGCCATATGAACGCCTGGCGGCACCCGTCCGGCCCGGCCGACGCGAGCGTCAACTTCGGCTTCCTCACGCGCATCGCGCGCGAGGCGGAAGCCAACGGCATCGCCTTCGCCTTCGTGGCCGACGGCCTCTATATCAACGAGCGCTCGATCCCGCACTTCCTGAACCGCTTCGAGCCGATCTCGGTGCTGTCCGCGCTGGCGGTAGCCACCACCAAGCTGGGCCTGGCCGGCACGCTGTCGACCTCGTACAGCCACCCGTTCACGGTGGCGCGGCAGTTCGCGTCGCTCGACCTGCTGAGCGGCGGGCGCGCCGGCTGGAACGTGGTGACCTCGCCGCTGGAAGGCTCGGCGAAGAACTACGGCGGGCAGCATCCCGATCACGCGCTGCGCTACGAGATCGCCGACGAGTACCTGGAGGTGGTGCAGGGCCTGTGGGATAGCTGGGACGACGACGCCTTCGTGCGCGAGCGTGCCAGCGGCCGCTTCTTCGATCGCGACAAGCTGCACACGCTCGACCACAAGGGGCGCTTCTTCGAGGTGGCGGGGCCGCTGAACATCCAGCGCTCGCCGCAGGGGCAGCCGGTGATCTTCCAGGCCGGCTCGTCGGATGCCGGCATCGACCTGGCCGGCAAGTACGCCGACGCGGTGTTCACGCATTCGCCCTCGCTGGAGGAAACCCGCGAATTCGCCGAGCGCGTGCGCGCCAGTGCCGTCCGGCACGGCCGCGCGGCCGGCGACGTGAAGCTCTACCCGGGTATCGGGCCGATCGTCGGCGCCACCCGCGAGGAGGCCGAGGCCAAGCATCGCGCGATCCGCGAGCTGGTCAGCATCGACGAGGCGCTGGCCTACCTGGGCCGTTTCTTCGACCATCACGACTTCCGCCAGTACCCGCTCGACGCGCCGTTCCCCGAGCTCGGCGAGATCGGCCGCAACAGCTTCCGCTCCACCACCGACCGCATCAAGGCCGAGGCCAAGGCCAGCGGCGCGACGCTGCGCCAGGTGGCGCTCGACGTGACCACGCCGAAGGCGCAGTTCCTCGGCACCGGCGAGAGCATCGCCGAGGAACTGATACGCTGGTTCGACGCCGGCGCGGCCGATGGCTTCATCCTCGGCTTCCCGGTGCAGGCCGAAGGCTTCGACGACTTCGTGCGCCACGTGATTCCGGCGCTGGAAGCGCGCGGGCGCTACCAGCGCGAGCTGACCGGGCAGACCTTGCGCGACCATCTCGGCCTGCCACGCCGCGAGAGCCGGCACGCCCGCCAGGCCGCCGAACACGCCGCCGCCTGA
- a CDS encoding LLM class flavin-dependent oxidoreductase, which translates to MSYTVSLLDKSPIPEGGTAAEALQATLRLARRAEALGYRRFWVAEHHGSPALASSAPEVLIAHLLAVTSSIRIGSGGVMLQHYSPFKVAETFRLLAALAPGRVDLGIGKAPGGLPATTRALQARHDRATRTSFDALFAELDGFVSKGASEDPALAGAQAFPQPGEAPQRVLLGGSPSSATLAARHGWQFCYAGHFNGDVANIERSIEAYRQASGRAPLLALYAYAAESGEAARAALGALRIVKLHLPDGQAVNLPNEAAAAAYAAQVGASDYRLEELRPHAAAGTGEEIRAELDALHRRFGIEEFVIDTPVAEHAKRLASIEAIAGALDAVPA; encoded by the coding sequence ATGAGCTATACCGTTTCGCTTCTCGACAAGAGCCCGATCCCCGAGGGCGGCACCGCGGCCGAGGCCCTGCAGGCCACGCTGCGCCTGGCGCGGCGCGCCGAGGCGCTCGGCTACCGGCGCTTCTGGGTGGCCGAGCACCATGGCTCGCCCGCGCTGGCCAGCTCGGCGCCCGAGGTGCTGATCGCGCACCTGCTGGCCGTCACCTCGTCGATCCGCATCGGCTCGGGCGGCGTGATGCTGCAGCACTACAGCCCCTTCAAGGTGGCCGAGACCTTCCGGCTGCTGGCCGCGCTGGCGCCGGGGCGCGTCGATCTCGGCATCGGCAAGGCGCCGGGCGGGCTGCCGGCCACCACGCGCGCGCTGCAGGCCCGGCACGATCGCGCGACGCGCACGTCGTTCGATGCGCTGTTCGCCGAGCTCGACGGTTTCGTGAGCAAGGGCGCGAGCGAGGATCCCGCGCTGGCCGGCGCGCAAGCCTTCCCGCAGCCTGGCGAGGCGCCGCAGCGCGTGCTGCTGGGCGGCAGCCCGTCGAGCGCGACGCTGGCGGCGCGCCACGGCTGGCAGTTCTGCTATGCCGGCCACTTCAACGGCGACGTGGCGAACATCGAGCGCTCGATCGAGGCCTATCGCCAGGCCAGCGGCCGCGCGCCCTTGCTGGCGCTCTACGCCTACGCGGCCGAATCGGGCGAGGCGGCACGCGCCGCGCTGGGCGCGCTGCGCATCGTCAAGCTGCACCTGCCCGACGGGCAGGCCGTGAACCTGCCCAACGAGGCGGCGGCCGCCGCCTATGCGGCGCAGGTGGGCGCCAGCGACTACCGGCTCGAGGAACTGCGCCCGCACGCGGCGGCCGGCACCGGCGAGGAGATCCGCGCCGAACTCGACGCGCTGCACCGGCGCTTCGGCATCGAGGAGTTCGTGATCGACACGCCGGTGGCCGAACACGCCAAGCGCCTGGCCTCGATCGAGGCGATCGCCGGCGCGCTGGACGCGGTGCCGGCCTGA
- a CDS encoding TonB-dependent receptor plug domain-containing protein, translating to MAVAPWRWATAGALALACGSAWAQAAAPATNDAGTSHGPQGQARPVGSPLAPAVPAAHATPDAGVTPAASGATAGATAGATAGATAGTATGAPVTVRQDAVVVTGARTQTRASQSLTPVDVIGGAQLQQTGAANLRDALVRLSPSITRESYAGDTAVLTDVLSMHGLTPDHVLVLVNGKRRHTTANISLDGGLNQGSTGVDISTIPVALIDHIEILRDGAAAQYGSDAIAGVINIILRRNSRGGSVESSNGQTYAGDGFRNNESAVAGFNLGGNGFLDLAADFSRQNHTVRTGPDDYFGRFAPGQGYANPIEGDPASTRTSVGFNAGYHLGDSVELYGFGTYAHRRGEAYQNFRPGTVLPAVYPNGFSPVETVNENDFSVTAGIKGENLFGFSWDLNSTYGGNYESFGLLDSANTGLYSAQGNTPTSFHLSTVSSTQLTNNLDLSRALRLPLLPAPLSVSFGLEQRHETYSVSPGDEASYLLGGAQALPGLAPVSASRSSRDVLGTYVDLSTLITPRWKIDLAGRFEHYSDVGDTANGKLATRYQFSPALAVRGSVSTGFRAPSLAEENYTNVNVSPASANGLLAANSGAARLIGAQPLKSEKSTNFNLGLVLTPTRDLNLAIDAYQIDIRDRIVEGGTASGTAAIAALQAAGLSVPGSVPASSVSASYFTNGADTRTRGLDLTGTWHTGFGAYGQVDWDLGVNFNTTSVTRAGTTASGAPQLNAQQIAWLTTSTPKNRVIVGGTWHRDKWAVTIHETRFGPTTSEETYIVGPNAFSTTQFLRFRNAAKYTTDIEVRYDLTKRFQVALGAINLFDAKPSELPYEAQLEGIRYDSAAATIGANGGFYYARLRYAF from the coding sequence ATGGCCGTCGCGCCTTGGCGATGGGCGACGGCTGGCGCGCTGGCGCTGGCCTGCGGTTCGGCCTGGGCACAGGCCGCCGCGCCGGCGACGAACGATGCGGGCACGAGCCATGGTCCGCAGGGACAGGCGAGGCCAGTCGGCTCGCCGCTCGCGCCGGCCGTGCCTGCCGCGCACGCGACGCCCGACGCTGGCGTGACGCCCGCGGCAAGCGGAGCAACGGCGGGAGCGACGGCGGGAGCGACGGCGGGAGCGACGGCAGGCACGGCAACCGGCGCGCCCGTCACGGTGCGCCAGGACGCCGTGGTGGTGACCGGCGCGCGCACGCAAACCCGCGCCAGCCAGAGCCTCACGCCGGTCGACGTGATCGGCGGCGCGCAACTGCAGCAGACCGGCGCGGCCAACCTGCGCGACGCGCTGGTGCGGCTCTCGCCCTCGATCACGCGCGAGTCCTATGCGGGCGACACGGCGGTGCTGACCGACGTGCTGTCGATGCACGGCCTCACGCCCGACCACGTGCTGGTGCTGGTGAACGGCAAGCGCCGCCACACAACGGCCAATATCTCGCTGGATGGCGGCCTGAACCAGGGTTCCACCGGCGTCGACATCTCCACCATCCCGGTGGCGCTGATCGACCATATCGAGATCCTGCGCGACGGCGCGGCCGCGCAATACGGCTCGGATGCGATCGCAGGCGTGATCAACATCATCCTGCGACGCAACTCGCGCGGCGGCTCGGTCGAGTCGAGCAACGGCCAGACCTATGCTGGCGATGGCTTCCGCAACAACGAATCGGCCGTGGCGGGCTTCAACCTGGGCGGCAACGGCTTCCTCGACCTGGCCGCCGATTTCTCGCGGCAGAACCACACGGTGCGCACCGGACCCGACGACTATTTCGGCCGCTTCGCGCCGGGGCAGGGCTACGCCAACCCGATCGAGGGCGACCCGGCCAGCACCCGGACCTCGGTGGGCTTCAATGCCGGCTATCACCTCGGCGATTCGGTCGAGCTGTACGGCTTCGGCACCTACGCGCACCGGCGCGGCGAGGCCTACCAGAACTTCCGTCCCGGCACGGTGCTGCCGGCCGTCTACCCGAACGGCTTCTCGCCGGTCGAGACCGTCAACGAGAACGACTTCTCGGTCACCGCCGGCATCAAGGGCGAGAACCTGTTCGGCTTCAGCTGGGATCTCAACTCGACCTACGGCGGCAACTACGAATCCTTCGGCCTGCTCGATTCCGCCAACACGGGCCTGTACAGCGCGCAGGGCAATACGCCCACCAGCTTCCACCTGTCGACGGTCAGCAGCACCCAGCTGACCAACAACCTCGACCTGTCGCGCGCCTTGCGCCTGCCGCTGCTGCCGGCGCCGCTGTCGGTGTCCTTCGGCCTGGAGCAGCGCCACGAGACCTACAGCGTCTCGCCCGGCGACGAGGCTTCCTACCTGCTGGGCGGCGCGCAGGCGCTGCCGGGGCTGGCGCCGGTCAGCGCGAGCCGTTCCTCGCGCGACGTGCTCGGCACCTACGTGGATCTTTCGACCTTGATCACGCCGCGCTGGAAGATCGACCTGGCCGGCCGTTTCGAGCACTACAGCGACGTGGGCGACACCGCCAACGGCAAGCTCGCCACGCGCTACCAGTTCTCGCCGGCGCTGGCTGTGCGCGGCAGCGTCAGCACCGGCTTTCGCGCGCCCTCGCTGGCCGAGGAGAACTACACCAACGTCAACGTCTCGCCGGCCTCGGCCAACGGGCTGCTGGCCGCCAATTCGGGCGCGGCCCGGCTGATCGGCGCGCAGCCGCTGAAGTCGGAGAAATCCACCAACTTCAACCTCGGCCTGGTGCTGACGCCCACCCGCGACCTGAACCTGGCGATCGACGCCTACCAGATCGACATCCGCGACCGCATCGTGGAGGGCGGTACCGCCTCGGGCACGGCCGCCATCGCCGCGCTGCAGGCAGCCGGCCTGTCGGTGCCGGGCAGCGTGCCGGCCTCGTCCGTCTCGGCCAGCTACTTCACCAACGGCGCCGACACGCGCACCCGCGGCCTCGACCTGACGGGCACCTGGCATACCGGCTTCGGCGCCTACGGCCAGGTGGACTGGGATCTCGGCGTGAACTTCAACACCACCTCGGTGACGCGCGCCGGCACCACCGCCAGCGGCGCGCCGCAGCTCAACGCGCAGCAGATCGCCTGGCTCACCACCTCCACGCCGAAGAACCGCGTGATCGTCGGCGGCACCTGGCATCGCGACAAGTGGGCCGTGACGATCCACGAGACGCGCTTCGGCCCCACCACCAGCGAGGAAACCTACATCGTCGGCCCGAATGCCTTCTCGACCACGCAGTTCCTGCGCTTCCGGAACGCCGCGAAATACACCACCGATATCGAGGTCCGCTACGACCTCACGAAGCGGTTCCAGGTCGCGCTGGGCGCCATCAACCTGTTCGACGCGAAGCCTTCCGAGCTGCCCTACGAGGCGCAGTTGGAAGGGATCCGCTACGACTCGGCGGCGGCCACCATCGGCGCGAACGGCGGTTTCTACTACGCGCGCCTGCGTTACGCGTTCTGA
- a CDS encoding ABC transporter substrate-binding protein, protein MNQGSTFRATMAGLLVSAFAWLAVPAQAATPTAALNLSPDQHDRVRTTADRAAIAAIPASFPFVTKGELTVGLAPSSPPLDTYASDAKTLVGYDPDLAQLVADGLGLKLKLVPLAWADWPLAVASGKVDAVLSNVTVTEERKEKFDFSTYRRDVLGFYVPNGSRIQAIRDRRDVAGLRIITDSGTNQEKILLAWDKQNVAQGLKPVQVIYFDDVAARYLGLVAGRADAIFSVNATLAYQQSRTHDIRAVGTVSGGWPLTAEVAVTTRKGSGLAAPITLLLNDLIKNGKYRQVLERWNLGAEAIDAARTNPPGLPKS, encoded by the coding sequence ATGAACCAAGGCAGCACATTCCGAGCGACGATGGCGGGCCTGCTGGTGAGCGCCTTTGCATGGCTGGCGGTGCCGGCACAGGCCGCGACCCCGACCGCGGCCCTGAACCTGAGCCCCGACCAGCACGACCGCGTGCGGACCACCGCCGATCGCGCCGCGATCGCGGCGATCCCGGCCAGCTTCCCCTTCGTCACCAAGGGCGAGCTGACCGTCGGCCTGGCCCCCTCGTCGCCGCCGCTCGACACCTATGCTTCCGACGCGAAGACCCTGGTGGGCTACGATCCCGACCTCGCCCAGCTGGTGGCCGACGGCCTGGGCCTCAAGCTGAAGCTGGTGCCGCTGGCCTGGGCCGACTGGCCGCTGGCGGTGGCATCGGGCAAGGTCGACGCGGTGCTGTCGAACGTGACCGTCACCGAGGAGCGCAAGGAGAAGTTCGACTTCTCGACCTATCGTCGCGACGTGCTCGGCTTCTACGTGCCGAACGGCAGCCGGATCCAGGCGATCCGCGATCGCCGCGACGTGGCGGGGCTGCGCATCATCACCGATTCGGGCACCAACCAGGAAAAGATCCTGCTGGCCTGGGACAAGCAGAACGTCGCGCAGGGGCTCAAGCCGGTGCAGGTGATCTACTTCGACGACGTGGCCGCACGCTATCTCGGCCTGGTAGCGGGGCGCGCCGACGCGATCTTCAGCGTCAACGCCACGCTCGCCTACCAGCAGTCGCGCACGCACGATATCCGCGCGGTCGGCACCGTCAGCGGCGGCTGGCCGCTCACGGCCGAGGTGGCCGTCACCACCCGCAAGGGCAGCGGGCTGGCCGCGCCGATCACGCTGCTGCTCAACGACCTGATCAAGAACGGCAAGTACCGCCAGGTGCTGGAGCGCTGGAACCTCGGTGCCGAGGCGATCGACGCCGCGCGCACCAACCCGCCAGGTCTGCCGAAGAGCTGA
- a CDS encoding GNAT family N-acetyltransferase — MLLTYDVVDTSPLDPLAEPLLGGLAAEYATRYREFRPGGVEQARHEIDTYPAEHFAPPSGAFVLLLHEGEAVGGGAFQRYDAITAELKRIWTHDAWRRRGVARQVLDALEARARRQGYRRLYLTTGYRQPEAVGLYLAAGYAPLYDPAIPVEVHWRLPFGKDLLESARSDTLADLRRPGPLGRR; from the coding sequence ATGCTCCTCACCTACGACGTCGTCGACACCTCGCCCCTCGATCCGCTGGCCGAGCCGCTGCTCGGCGGGCTCGCCGCCGAATACGCGACGCGCTACCGCGAGTTCCGGCCGGGCGGGGTGGAGCAGGCGCGCCACGAGATCGATACCTACCCGGCCGAGCATTTCGCGCCGCCCTCGGGCGCCTTCGTGCTGCTGCTGCACGAGGGCGAGGCGGTGGGCGGCGGCGCATTCCAGCGTTACGACGCGATCACGGCCGAGCTCAAGCGCATCTGGACCCACGATGCCTGGCGCCGCCGCGGCGTCGCGCGCCAGGTGCTCGACGCGCTGGAGGCGAGGGCGCGCCGGCAGGGTTATCGGCGTCTCTACCTGACCACCGGCTACCGCCAACCGGAAGCCGTGGGCCTGTACCTGGCGGCCGGCTACGCGCCGCTCTACGACCCGGCGATCCCGGTCGAGGTGCATTGGCGCCTGCCCTTCGGCAAGGACCTGCTGGAGAGCGCGCGCAGCGACACGCTGGCCGACCTGCGGCGCCCCGGGCCGCTCGGACGGCGCTGA
- a CDS encoding succinylglutamate desuccinylase/aspartoacylase family protein, translating to MSTITSEIDLDAEGRQVGYLRVPHSVHRSAYGWIPVPIASLRRGEGPVVLLMAGNHGDEYEGQVLVSSLIREIDPAWLRGQLILLPMANFPAAEAGLRTSPLDGGNLNRSFPGDARGGPTAAIAEYLERDLFARADYLVDLHSGGSSLRYDGGNMLAIEPRDAGEHTRLRGLLNAFGLPRAFLHRENPVLSSGAARRQGAIAITTELGGGGELRPALLREGRLGLLRLLAHVGLLHGPLVPAEAPRAPPRFYRVTGGEQYLYAHDAGLFEPLVELGATVAAGDAAARIHFPDTPLREPVLLRFAAAGELVCRRVPAAVRRGDCLFHLASPLDA from the coding sequence ATGAGCACCATCACCAGCGAGATCGACCTCGACGCCGAGGGCCGGCAAGTCGGCTATCTGCGCGTGCCGCATTCGGTGCACCGCTCGGCCTACGGCTGGATTCCGGTGCCGATCGCCTCGCTGCGCCGCGGCGAGGGGCCGGTAGTGCTGTTGATGGCCGGCAATCACGGCGACGAATACGAGGGGCAGGTGCTGGTGTCGAGCCTGATCCGCGAGATCGACCCGGCCTGGTTGCGCGGGCAACTGATCCTGCTGCCGATGGCGAATTTCCCGGCTGCCGAGGCGGGGCTGCGCACCTCGCCGCTGGACGGCGGCAACCTGAACCGCAGCTTTCCGGGCGACGCGCGCGGCGGCCCGACCGCGGCGATCGCCGAGTACCTGGAGCGCGATCTGTTCGCGCGCGCCGATTACCTGGTCGACCTGCATTCGGGCGGCAGCTCGCTGCGCTACGACGGCGGCAACATGCTGGCGATCGAGCCGCGCGACGCTGGGGAGCACACGCGCCTGCGCGGGCTGCTGAATGCCTTCGGCCTGCCGCGCGCCTTCCTGCATCGCGAGAACCCGGTGCTCAGCTCGGGCGCGGCGCGCCGGCAGGGCGCGATCGCGATCACCACCGAGCTGGGCGGCGGCGGCGAGCTGCGCCCGGCGCTGCTGCGCGAGGGCCGGCTCGGGCTGCTGCGGCTGCTGGCCCATGTCGGGCTGCTGCACGGCCCGCTGGTGCCCGCCGAGGCGCCGCGCGCGCCGCCGCGCTTCTATCGCGTGACGGGCGGCGAGCAATACCTCTACGCGCACGATGCCGGCCTGTTCGAGCCGCTGGTCGAGCTCGGCGCGACGGTGGCGGCCGGCGACGCGGCCGCGCGCATTCACTTCCCCGACACGCCGCTGCGCGAGCCGGTGCTGTTGCGCTTCGCCGCCGCCGGCGAGCTGGTGTGCCGCCGCGTGCCGGCCGCCGTCCGGCGCGGCGACTGCCTGTTCCATCTGGCGTCGCCGCTCGACGCCTGA
- a CDS encoding DUF3088 domain-containing protein: MSRDLLLLLEPGFTDPAHPGERFVCPYGIPIEGLLAAAPDRAARLDVKRLPFPRPRPEVIAALDEAHQGLPVLVLGDEHPLPEDAVALGDKHYVTDTKRILTLLAERHGFPKLH; the protein is encoded by the coding sequence GTGAGCCGCGACCTTCTGCTGTTGCTCGAACCGGGTTTCACCGATCCCGCCCATCCCGGCGAACGTTTCGTCTGCCCCTACGGCATCCCGATCGAGGGACTGCTGGCGGCCGCGCCCGATCGCGCGGCGCGGCTCGACGTGAAGCGCCTGCCCTTCCCGCGCCCGCGCCCCGAGGTGATCGCGGCCCTGGACGAGGCCCACCAGGGCCTGCCGGTGCTGGTGCTCGGCGACGAACATCCGCTGCCCGAGGACGCCGTCGCACTCGGCGACAAGCATTACGTCACGGATACCAAGCGCATCCTGACCTTGCTGGCCGAGCGGCACGGCTTCCCCAAGCTCCATTGA